GGAGTTGGCGTTTCGCTAACTGTAACACCATGTTGGTGCTACGGAACAGAGGTAATGGACAGTGACCCGCTTCTTCCAAAAGCAGTTTGGGGATTCAATGGAACTGAGCGTCCCGGAGCTGTTTATTTGGCTGCAGCTCTAGCCGGATATACTCAGAAAGGCTTGCCGGCCTTTGGTATTTATGGTCGCGATGTGCAAGATGCGGGAGACACTGCCATCCCCGATGACGTTAGTGAGAAAATATTGCGTTTTACTAAAGCGGCTTTAGCTTCAGCACAAATAAAAGGAAAATCTTACTTGTCGCTTGGTTATACTTCGATGGGGATTGCTGGTTCAATGGTTGATGCAGATTTCTTTCAGGAATATTTGGGTATGCGTACCGAGTTTGTTGACATGACCGAGATTAAACGTCGGATTGATCAGGAGATTTTCGATCCTGCAGAATATGAAACAGCCTTGGCTTGGGTAAAAGAAAACTGTCAGGAAGGTGATGACCACAACGCAAAAGATAAGCAGAGCGACCGGAAAAGAAAAGATTGGGAATGGGAAATTGTAGTTAAAATGACCCTGATCTGTCGCGATCTAATGATTGGCAATCCGAAGTTGGCGGAGCTTGGATTTGGAGAGGAAGCGAAAGGACATAACGCGATTGCCGGTGGTTTCCAAGGCCAACGTCAATGGACAGACTACTATCCAAATGCTGACTTCACTGAAGCGATGTTGAATTCTTCATTCGACTGGAATGGTATACGCGAAGCTTATGTTTTCGCCACCGAAAACGATAGCTTAAATGCAGTGCCCATGTTGTTTGGTCACTTGTTAACCAATACCGCTCAAATATTTTCAGACGTTCGCACATTTTGGAGTCCTGAAGCCGTAAAACGAGTAACTGGAAAAGAGCTGACAGGATTAGCTCGAAACGGTATTATTCACTTAATTAATTCAGGGTCGACAACTTTAGATGCCACAGCACAGCAAAAAGATGCCGAAGGAAATCCGGTTATGAAACCTTATTGGGATATTTCGGATGAGGAAGCCCTGGCATGTTTAGATAAAACAAAATGGAGTCCTGCTAATTTAGGTTATTTTAGAGGCGGCGGTTATTCATCTCAATTTAAAACTGAAGGGAAAATGCCGGTAACCATGTCACGTGTAAACCTGGTGAAAGGACAAGGACCTGTCTTACAAATCGCCGAAGGATGGACTGTTGAGTTGCCCGATGATATTCATCAAATATTGGATGAGCGCACCGATCCAACCTGGCCAACAACTTGGTTTGTGCCACGCTTGAACGATGAAGACGCTTT
The window above is part of the uncultured Sunxiuqinia sp. genome. Proteins encoded here:
- a CDS encoding L-fucose isomerase, with product MKNRLIGRLPKVGIRPVIDGRERGVRESLEVQTMNLAKAAAQLIEANLRFPSGEKVECIIADTTIGGVADAANCADKFNREGVGVSLTVTPCWCYGTEVMDSDPLLPKAVWGFNGTERPGAVYLAAALAGYTQKGLPAFGIYGRDVQDAGDTAIPDDVSEKILRFTKAALASAQIKGKSYLSLGYTSMGIAGSMVDADFFQEYLGMRTEFVDMTEIKRRIDQEIFDPAEYETALAWVKENCQEGDDHNAKDKQSDRKRKDWEWEIVVKMTLICRDLMIGNPKLAELGFGEEAKGHNAIAGGFQGQRQWTDYYPNADFTEAMLNSSFDWNGIREAYVFATENDSLNAVPMLFGHLLTNTAQIFSDVRTFWSPEAVKRVTGKELTGLARNGIIHLINSGSTTLDATAQQKDAEGNPVMKPYWDISDEEALACLDKTKWSPANLGYFRGGGYSSQFKTEGKMPVTMSRVNLVKGQGPVLQIAEGWTVELPDDIHQILDERTDPTWPTTWFVPRLNDEDAFKDVYSVMANWGANHGAISYGHIGADLITLASILRIPVSMHNVEDKDIFRPSAWASFGANKEGSDYRACKNYGPLYG